Proteins encoded by one window of Lycium barbarum isolate Lr01 chromosome 11, ASM1917538v2, whole genome shotgun sequence:
- the LOC132617210 gene encoding probable 1-acylglycerol-3-phosphate O-acyltransferase, with amino-acid sequence MSIGLRRLVKMAEQINSSTTAAEAKKRSFWPSVLRWIPTSTDHIIAAEKRLLSLVRTPYTQEQVNIGSGPPGSKVRWFRSVSNEPRFINTVTFDSKEGSPTLVMVHGYGASQGFFFRNFDALAKHFKVIAIDQLGWGGSSRPDFTCRSTEETEDWFIDSFEEWRKAKNLSNFILLGHSFGGYVASKYALKHHEHVQQLVLVGPAGFTSQTEHMSEWMTKFRATWKGAVLNHLWESNFTPMKIIRGLGPWGPDLVRRYTNSRFSSYSNGDDLTEEESRLLSDYVYHTLAAKPSGELCLKYIFSFGAFAKSPLLYRAPDWKVPTAFIYGHQDWMNYQGAEQARKNMKVPCEIIRVPQAGHFVFLENTAAFHSAVLYACRRFISPQEDNNSLPEGLISV; translated from the exons ATGAGCATAGGGTTAAGGAGATTGGTGAAAATGGCGGAACAAATCAATTCGTCAACAACAGCTGCGGAAGCGAAAAAGAGGTCATTTTGGCCGTCAGTTCTTCGGTGGATACCTACATCTACTGATCATATCATTGCTGCCGAAAAACGCCTTCTTTCTCTTGTTAG GACTCCTTATACTCAAGAGCAGGTCAACATTGGGTCTGGTCCACCAGGTTCAAAAGTTAGATGGTTTCGATCGGTGAGCAATGAACCAAGATTTATCAATACTGTTACTTTTGACAGCAAAGAGGGTTCTCCTACTCTTGTTATGGTCCATGGATATGGTGCCTCTCAAGGTTTCTTCTTTCGGAATTTTGATGCCCTTGCAAAACATTTCAAAGTTATTGCTATTGATCAGCTTGG TTGGGGTGGATCAAGCAGGCCTGACTTCACATGCAGAAGTACTGAAG AGACTGAGGATTGGTTTATCGATTCCTTTGAGGAGTGGCGTAAAGCCAAAAATCTTAGCAACTTTATTTTGCTTGGGCACTCTTTTGGAGGGTATGTTGCTTCAAAATATGCTCTCAAG CATCATGAGCATGTTCAGCAGTTGGTTCTGGTAGGACCAGCTGGATTTACATCACAGACTGAACATATGTCTGAGTGGATGACCAAGTTCAGAGCAACATGGAAGGGAGCTGTCTTGAATCATCTTTGGGAGTCTAATTTTACCCCGATGAAAATTATCAG AGGCTTAGGCCCATGGGGTCCAGACCTTGTTCGCAGATACACAAATTCTAGATTTAGTTCATATTCCAATGGAGATGATTTAACTGAGGAGGAGTCCAGACTACTGTCAG attatgtataCCATACTTTGGCAGCAAAACCGAGTGGGGAGCTAtgcttaaaatatatattttcctttgGAGCATTTGCAAAGAGTCCTCTTTTATACAG AGCACCAGATTGGAAGGTGCCAACAGCTTTCATATATGGACACCAAGATTGGATGAATTACCAAGGAGCGGAACAGGCGAGGAAGAATATGAAGGTTCCATGTGAAATCATTAGGGTCCCTCag GCTGGTCACTTTGTATTTTTGGAAAACACAGCGGCATTCCATTCTGCTGTACTCTATGCTTGCCGTAGATTTATCTCACCACAGGAGGACAATAACTCGCTCCCTGAAGGCTTGATATCTGTCTGA